The nucleotide sequence TgactcgcaaaaggttagtatgcaggtacagcacgtaattaggaaagctaatagaatgttatcgtttatcgtgtggagagttgaatacaaaagtaggaaggtcatgcttcagctataccgggcattggtgagaccacatctggagtactgtgtacagtattggtctccttatttaaggaaggtgtaaatgcgttggaggcagtacagagaaggcttgctagactaatacctggagtcGGCGAGTTGttgtacgaggaaagattggacgggctaggcttgtatccgctggaatttaggagaataagaggcgacttgattgaaacatatcagatcctgaggggtcttgacagggtggatgttgaaaggatgtttccccttgtggcagaatctagaactaggggtcactgtttaagaataacgggtagcccatttaagacagagatgaggcgaattttgttctctcagagggtcgtgagtctttgcaactctcttcctcaaaaggcggtggaagcagacgttttgaatatttctaaggtagagatagatagatagagtcttgataagaaaggatggaaggttatcgggggataggtggaaatgtggagtaatgagTTCaagcatgaacttattgaatggcggagcagctcgagggccgagtggcctactcctgctcctaattcgtatgttcgtatgttcttaaGCGGTGGACTAGATTTGGCAGTGAGGTATTCGGTCCGTTAATTTTATTTATCTGGAGTCACTTGTGtgaacagttgaatatctgaatggTTCCGGACGTTAAAGAAGGGGGATTATATACAGCACTAAGCTGAATGTAGTTAACTCCAGTCTCGTGAACTTTCGGGTCTTTGTTTAGTGGTTACTCCTGAACCAAGTACAATTAAAACAGAAATGCATATAGTGAAATAATTCGTTTGCTCTCATTAATGTTGGCACTCCTCTTTCTCCAAAGGTCAGTCAGTTCTAGTTCTCAAGTCTGTTTCTTGCGCTGTCCTGGAGCTTTATCTGTTTCTGTTTTACATTATTAAACCTTCCTCATTGTCTCTGAGTTCTCCATCCCTCAAACCTGTGCTCGGCCCTGTTACAGATCAGTCTTAATGGATGCTATCCACTGTTGTCTAACAGTAGGGAAGATATTCCCACTTGTGGTGCAGACAAAACTAGGGGCTAAAaatgtcagtaataaatccaattgcgaattcaggagaaatttgtttacccagagagtggtgagaatgtggaacgcgctaccacagggagtggttgaggtgaatagcagagatgcatttaagaggaagctggggaaacagatgagggagaaaggaatagaaggacatgctgGTAAGGTGAAATGAAGATGGGTGGGAGGAAACCGTGTGGAGTGGAAACACAGCATGGACCCGAGGTCCAAATGGCTGCTTCTGTACTGTTTATTTCGCGTCATTTCCTTGATAAAGGGCCAGTTCacatttcctgatagttataacatcTCAGTTGTGATATCATCTTTGTTAATCTTTATTgcgcctctatatcctttctataatgtggagaccagaactgtgcactgtaactccAAATGTGCTGTAACTAATATGAGTGGAAAGTGGGTCTTTTTGTAAAACAGATACTATATGTGTACGTGTCAGCACTCGACCTTGTAAAAACAGGAAAACCACAGAGAGCTGTCTACCTCCGCACTATTTACCAGCCCAGTCGTGCATTTATTAATAAACACAGAGGCCAATTTTCGCAATCCGCTCTTAATTTCACACCTCCTATGCACGAATCTAACTAGAGCAATTTACCAGTGAGTTACTGGCCGGTAGCTCAGCGACCACCATCTGGGTCACGGACAATGAGCTTCCTCGGTGTCTGCGCTTTGTCCCATCTCATCCAAGGTGAGATATCCTGACATATTCTGTTAGAGTGGAGAAGCGtttggatagagtaaataagaagggtTTAGATacgataaggagaaactgcttccacattcaggagagtcggtaaccagaggaaacaaatttaaaataattagtAAAAGAACCGGAGCTGGCGATGTGGGAAATCGTTTTAACACAgcaggttgttgtgatctggaacgcgctgcctgaaaaaaacggtggaagcagattcaacagtaactttcaaaaggggaattggagaaatattgGAAGGCGAAAcgttggaagggggggggggggggggtggtgtgcgggaaatttgcagggctctgggggaaagggcagtggagagtgaggactaattggatagctctttcaaagggccgggACAGACGTGATGGGTCGAATTGGCCTCTTTCTGCCATTTGTGATTCGTTTAGATGTAATTGAGCGCGCAATTGTAATCTGTTCAAAAAGTTGAAAACTATGTTCTCCAGTCAATGACGATACAGCGACATGGAATTGTATCGAACACTGGTGAATGAAATTAATCCAAAACTGAATTTCCTCCTGGGAGATGAGGGAAATCATAGCTGGAAAATGTAGCTTTGAAACAGGCTCTTTAAATCTCAACTTCAGACAGTTTCCATGTTCCTCCCCAGTGAGAAAACTAGATTTGGCGGTGAATGGACTCGGTCTGTGACTTTAGAAAGTGAGGCTAAAAAGGGCGCAGCCAACACGGCGGGCGTATAGTTACCCAGGACTTTCATTGTGCGTGGGGCCTCCGATTTCCCGACATCCGCTCCGGCGCAAATTTAAATTTTTTGGTATCTTGGCCAAAGGTTGTGTTCACGGGTCCATAACCTGACGTGAATATGTTTTGTCTCCTGTTCAGTTGTTGTCTCTCAGACCGTCTTGACCCAGTCTCCGCCGATTCAAACAGTCCCTGTGGGAAGCCGTGTTAAACTGAATTGCCACACCAAGAGCTTAGCAACTGGCTATGTCTTCTGGTACAGACAGCAGCACTGGAGGGACATGCAGATCGTTTACAAAGTCCGCCAATACGGCTTGGCAGATGGAAGGTTTTCCGGTGAGGTTGATGATAATTCGGGTAATTATGCTCTGGTGATTTCAAATGTAGAGAGAAATGATTCTGGGATGTATTACTGTGCAACCCGCAATTACCAGAACATGGCCCGAATATTTGCAAATGGCTCCACGCTGGTGGTTACAGGTAAATCTTCACATCTATTTCATTAAGTTGTACATTTACACAACAATTAAATTGTGtcttttaaaactgttaatctgggTGCCGTTTTATTTCCCCAATTTAGAGGGTCCCCCGACGATGATTCTCTTAACTCCGCCGCCGGCTGAAATTTCCTCCATGGAAAGGGTCCCATTGATGTGTTTTGTAAGAGGCCtgtctccccattcccttcccatcCGCTGGAATGTTTCCGGACGGGTTACCGAGGGAAAAACCGATTCTGGGACAATAGACGAGGAAGGGACATACATTACCAGGAGTCACATCAGCGTCCCAGCAGAAACTTGGAGCAGCGGCATTGTCTGTACTTGCACTGTTCAAATCAACTCTACAGAGAATCCTATCAGTGAAAGTGTCTCATCTCAGAGAGGTAACTATTAACAGTGACCCTTTACTAATGTATTTAATGCTGATGTGAGACTTAATTGTTAGCAATGTCGCTTTGTAAATTAAAAGTCTCTCCTTTTCTCTGTGTCTATGTGTAATTATCTCATCATTTTCCTCTCTCCCCAAAGTCTCATTAATACAGTGTTTAGCTTTCTGAATTTTTAGGTCCATCTGTCTAGTTGGGACGTACATGTAAGGCGGGAACAAAAGCATTTTGACTCGTCGGAAATTAAAATTGGAAAATAAAACTTCCATTTCCAGTTTCCCACTTTGTCCCTTGATGCCTGCATGTCATTACCTGTATTACATcgaatttccagcacagaaacgggcctttcggcccatctgctccatgccagtgtttctgctctacacgagcttcctcccacccttctttatatcaccctatcagcatatccttctaatcctttctctctcatgtgtttatccagattCCCCGAAATACATCTCTTCTATTCACCTCAGCCACTCCTTGTGGCAGTGAGTTCAACAATCGAGGTGCCATTACAttcctgggtgtattctataggccactgtCTAGTGGGAGAGATATAAAGGAACAAATTTATAAGGAAataacagagaggtgcaaaaactataaagTTATTATAATGGCAGactttatcctaatatagactgggatagtaacaatgTAAAGTGCAGAGAGGGCGAAGAGTTttacagtgtgttcaggagaattgttTATATCAATATGTTTCCAGTACAGCCAGGAAGGAGGCACTTCTGGACTTGGTTCTGGGAATGATGTGGGGCAAGTGGATTCGTTGTCAGTTGGGGACCGTGATCATAATATCACAAGGTTTAAtttagctatggaaaagggcaaggagaAATCCAGGGTGAAAAGAATTAAATGGAGGAGGGCAAATTCAATGTGGTGAGAATAGATATGAGCCAAATCGCAAATTGGCAGGAAAAACTGCAATGGAACGATAAgctgccttcaaagaggagacGGTTCATGTACAGTGTAGGTAGATTTGCACGAGGgggaaggtaggacaaacaaatccagagttccttgCATGACGACAGTGGGAGACATCAAAACAAAACGGGAAAAGAATGTATacaattgagaagcaggct is from Heterodontus francisci isolate sHetFra1 chromosome 46, sHetFra1.hap1, whole genome shotgun sequence and encodes:
- the LOC137356749 gene encoding Ig heavy chain Mem5-like, with amino-acid sequence MSFLGVCALSHLIQVVVSQTVLTQSPPIQTVPVGSRVKLNCHTKSLATGYVFWYRQQHWRDMQIVYKVRQYGLADGRFSGEVDDNSGNYALVISNVERNDSGMYYCATRNYQNMARIFANGSTLVVTEGPPTMILLTPPPAEISSMERVPLMCFVRGLSPHSLPIRWNVSGRVTEGKTDSGTIDEEGTYITRSHISVPAETWSSGIVCTCTVQINSTENPISESVSSQRESVLHPPCGLPIYGSLSAAVLLLLGMVVFTAGRSCRKRQSGNMNSDEELPDSRPRAQEKETLYARLALNADPTL